One genomic region from Salinicola endophyticus encodes:
- a CDS encoding coiled-coil domain-containing protein produces the protein MYAIDTLEFARQLRTAGFTQEQAEAIAEAHGRAFREAAEHTLATKTDLAETRAALKTDIDAVRTDLNQKIDSVRSQLDQKIDSVRSELKIDMVKLGNQMTLRLGGMFALGIAFLTAIKFFS, from the coding sequence ATGTACGCCATCGATACCCTAGAGTTCGCGAGGCAACTGCGTACGGCCGGCTTCACTCAGGAGCAGGCCGAAGCGATTGCCGAGGCTCATGGACGAGCCTTCCGTGAGGCGGCCGAGCATACGCTCGCCACCAAAACGGACCTTGCCGAGACTCGCGCTGCTCTGAAAACGGATATCGACGCTGTTCGAACCGACCTGAACCAGAAGATCGATTCTGTTCGTTCACAGCTGGACCAGAAGATCGATTCTGTTCGTTCCGAGCTGAAGATCGACATGGTCAAACTGGGTAATCAAATGACACTCCGCCTCGGTGGAATGTTTGCACTGGGTATCGCCTTTCTGACTGCGATCAAGTTTTTCAGCTAA
- a CDS encoding STY4534 family ICE replication protein — protein sequence MSKSTDNQFFDLHITGVGYVNRIRQVTPKRGDPFWACDISALNGPATDVEYRRFDCRVSGAEAERLVKKFAATVADRKEKGLSEPKILVGFKLGDLYADLFTRTKGDRAGETGVSLKARLLFINWVKVDGEKVYEAPRREEAPSDQPPADTPQEEPQAAAHTGDCGSVGAAESAA from the coding sequence ATGTCCAAATCGACCGATAACCAGTTCTTCGATCTCCACATCACCGGCGTGGGTTACGTCAACCGGATTCGCCAGGTCACGCCCAAGCGTGGCGACCCATTCTGGGCTTGCGATATCTCGGCTTTGAACGGACCCGCGACGGATGTCGAGTACCGCCGATTCGATTGCCGCGTCAGCGGTGCCGAGGCGGAGAGACTGGTCAAGAAGTTCGCCGCGACGGTGGCCGATCGCAAGGAGAAAGGGCTTTCCGAGCCCAAGATCCTTGTCGGCTTCAAGCTGGGCGATCTGTACGCCGACCTGTTCACACGGACGAAAGGGGATCGCGCGGGTGAAACCGGCGTGAGCCTGAAAGCACGTCTGTTGTTCATCAACTGGGTCAAGGTGGATGGCGAGAAGGTCTATGAAGCGCCGCGGCGTGAAGAAGCGCCTTCTGACCAACCGCCTGCCGATACTCCCCAGGAGGAACCTCAAGCCGCTGCGCACACGGGCGACTGCGGTTCTGTCGGTGCTGCCGAGTCGGCTGCCTGA
- a CDS encoding TcpQ domain-containing protein produces the protein MPMSRVSLATITLVTVLSGCQSTQTVATPPVPKPAPPKLLGWEAVNSTLAPDDDQVKVSREGRYTLVSARPRQGQRDLLQQSIEINIPAGVEADVGTALRYVLDESGYTLFGAVTDAQRRLYSRPLPAAHHHLGPMPLSEALQLLAGEPWQLYVDRVGREVTYRLPKGMRWQSPAKVIVARHTEPGTKNASHQASAVPRQPGGDQPQREMTKHERRVVSTHPAKGEPTSSVAPTPKPGAPSPQASEATAPPPSLLASISTGSVVKTPLPRRDTSATTRPAAPPAKIEVATAIAAAGSTAKASPQKKAAIAPVTQARAIPEWTLDTGQSLREGLDEWSTRAHWRLVWSADYDYQLRAPLRFSGDFLAALQSVSETYRRAKRPLYVDTYPSQRLVVVSPMRGND, from the coding sequence ATGCCAATGTCGCGCGTGAGTTTAGCCACGATCACGCTGGTCACCGTGCTTTCCGGCTGCCAGAGCACCCAGACCGTGGCTACGCCTCCGGTACCCAAGCCGGCGCCACCCAAACTGTTGGGTTGGGAGGCGGTGAATTCGACGCTCGCGCCGGACGACGATCAGGTGAAGGTGTCACGCGAGGGACGTTATACCCTGGTCTCGGCGCGCCCGCGCCAGGGGCAGCGTGATCTGCTGCAGCAGTCGATCGAGATCAATATCCCCGCCGGCGTCGAAGCCGATGTCGGCACCGCTCTTCGATACGTGCTGGATGAGTCGGGATACACCCTGTTCGGCGCGGTCACGGATGCACAGCGGCGCCTCTACAGCCGGCCGCTGCCGGCGGCGCATCATCATCTCGGGCCCATGCCGCTTTCGGAGGCGCTTCAGCTCTTGGCGGGGGAGCCCTGGCAGCTTTATGTCGATCGGGTAGGGCGCGAGGTGACATATCGCCTACCCAAGGGCATGCGCTGGCAGTCGCCCGCCAAGGTGATCGTGGCCCGTCACACTGAGCCCGGTACAAAGAACGCCTCCCACCAGGCTTCGGCGGTACCACGCCAACCGGGTGGGGATCAGCCTCAGCGTGAGATGACGAAGCACGAACGGCGAGTCGTCTCCACTCATCCCGCGAAGGGTGAGCCCACTTCATCGGTAGCGCCGACCCCGAAGCCAGGCGCACCGTCCCCTCAAGCATCGGAGGCTACGGCGCCCCCGCCGAGTCTGCTCGCCAGCATCAGTACAGGGTCTGTGGTAAAGACACCGCTTCCCCGACGCGACACGTCAGCGACGACGAGACCTGCGGCGCCTCCCGCCAAGATCGAGGTGGCGACGGCGATCGCCGCGGCCGGCTCCACTGCCAAAGCGTCGCCGCAGAAGAAGGCGGCCATCGCTCCCGTGACCCAGGCGAGGGCGATACCCGAGTGGACGCTGGATACCGGTCAATCGCTGCGTGAGGGGCTGGATGAGTGGAGCACGCGAGCGCACTGGCGTCTGGTGTGGAGTGCGGACTACGACTATCAGCTCCGCGCGCCGCTGCGCTTTAGCGGCGATTTCCTCGCTGCGTTGCAGTCCGTCTCCGAAACCTACCGGCGTGCCAAGAGGCCGCTCTACGTGGACACGTATCCCTCTCAGCGTCTCGTGGTGGTGTCTCCCATGCGGGGGAATGACTGA
- a CDS encoding PilN family type IVB pilus formation outer membrane protein yields MRSTLSALLLAGVSLGMTGCSAIKNIDQTQDRAETQSRIAHSLLEQRQQAETQRPLFRVNEGMWVDDKPVAIPKPQPAFLDCEVTYRPQRQVTLSELTRRVSSLCHVSIRITPDAQRYLDPSSTPSAAEASGDAGMEQQLGLPDSSGSSWSGGARSTSMGRVKRVSIDWLGGPLNALLDQVTADLGLSWSYDANRPDPSIEVSYLQSKTFPIYSFAMSSSWSSRVNSGTSVSTGSGAGGGSSGGSDSGVSGQTGSESSSQMTLATDVLADINQDIGTMLTPGVGRMSMSTSTGSVTVKDVPAVIDQVSRYVERLNKLLTQQVVINAKVINVRLSRSDALGIDWGAVYQSAAKSLGIKLGASGNAAINGASQLTFNVLDTSNSTLAGTRAILSALSKQGAVSVSASPSATTTNLQPVPIQVARQTAYLQSSSTTATTDVGLTSELTPGTVTTGLNMNVLPYVLPESGSNEILLQFNISLSSLIALRTVSSGDQSIQVPEIDSRSFSQRVRIRSGETLVLTGFDQTSDSADRSGVGNPNNILLGGQRSAEHQRDVVVILLTPVLRSS; encoded by the coding sequence ATGCGCTCGACCCTCTCTGCCCTGCTGCTTGCCGGCGTTTCCCTCGGGATGACGGGATGCTCTGCGATCAAGAACATCGACCAGACTCAGGATCGGGCTGAAACCCAGAGTCGTATCGCGCACTCGCTGCTCGAGCAGCGGCAACAGGCCGAGACCCAACGACCGCTCTTCCGCGTCAACGAAGGCATGTGGGTCGATGACAAGCCTGTGGCGATCCCCAAGCCTCAGCCCGCGTTCCTGGACTGCGAGGTCACCTATCGCCCTCAGCGCCAGGTCACGCTGTCGGAACTGACACGCCGTGTCAGCAGCCTGTGTCACGTGTCGATTCGCATCACCCCGGACGCACAACGCTATCTTGATCCCAGCTCGACCCCCAGCGCGGCGGAGGCATCGGGAGATGCGGGTATGGAGCAACAGCTGGGGCTACCGGACTCCAGTGGTTCGAGCTGGTCGGGCGGTGCGCGAAGCACCTCTATGGGGCGCGTCAAGCGAGTGTCGATCGATTGGCTGGGTGGGCCGCTCAATGCGCTGCTGGATCAAGTCACCGCGGATCTGGGGCTCTCCTGGAGCTACGACGCGAATCGGCCCGATCCCAGCATCGAGGTCAGCTATCTCCAGAGCAAGACCTTCCCGATCTACTCCTTCGCGATGTCGTCGAGCTGGTCCAGCCGGGTCAATAGTGGCACGTCAGTGTCCACTGGCAGCGGTGCCGGTGGCGGCAGCTCGGGGGGGAGTGATTCGGGTGTCAGCGGCCAGACCGGCAGCGAGTCTTCCTCTCAGATGACCTTGGCAACCGACGTTCTCGCCGATATCAATCAGGATATCGGCACCATGCTCACGCCTGGGGTGGGCCGAATGTCGATGTCCACCTCGACCGGCTCCGTGACAGTCAAAGACGTGCCGGCGGTGATCGACCAGGTGTCGCGGTATGTCGAGCGTTTGAACAAGCTGCTGACACAGCAGGTGGTGATCAATGCCAAGGTGATCAACGTCCGGCTGAGTCGGAGTGACGCGCTTGGCATCGACTGGGGTGCCGTGTATCAGTCTGCGGCCAAGAGTCTGGGCATCAAGCTGGGTGCCTCCGGCAACGCCGCGATCAATGGGGCGAGCCAGCTCACCTTCAACGTGCTCGATACCTCCAACAGCACCCTGGCCGGCACTCGGGCGATCCTGTCAGCGCTGTCGAAGCAGGGCGCCGTCAGTGTCTCTGCGTCGCCGTCAGCGACCACCACCAATCTGCAGCCGGTACCCATCCAGGTCGCTCGCCAGACAGCCTACCTGCAGTCCTCTTCGACGACGGCCACCACCGATGTGGGGCTCACCAGCGAGCTGACCCCTGGGACCGTGACGACTGGGCTCAATATGAATGTGCTGCCGTACGTGCTTCCAGAGTCCGGGAGCAACGAGATCCTTCTGCAATTCAACATCTCGCTGTCCTCTCTGATCGCCCTCAGGACGGTCTCCAGTGGAGATCAGTCGATCCAGGTGCCGGAGATCGACAGCCGATCCTTCTCGCAGCGAGTCCGTATCCGCAGCGGCGAGACGCTGGTGCTGACGGGGTTCGATCAGACCAGTGACTCGGCTGATCGCAGCGGTGTAGGCAATCCCAACAACATTTTGCTCGGTGGCCAGCGAAGCGCCGAGCATCAGCGGGATGTCGTGGTGATCCTGCTCACGCCGGTCTTGAGGTCGTCATGA
- the pilO2 gene encoding type 4b pilus protein PilO2: MNEHVVQHRGRDYVAGLFWQVMSARTGARELRERGQELQFQSVAMRRLPGRLGVGFGNRGKGFSLASLIADRQGPKSVTILELPADAEQEETIYALVAVDEGGLIMPGFDIAGPEAQIRNGLVDLVAMHPISDGDFRLTMPAHFGFGESDSETSLAAFFEQRPRRRELQRARLIVLSTTSLAARRRRLALAAGGLTLLAGCIVGYSWYQHYLDSQAAKRAAAEQARREAEHAAELEAQRQALLAHPWKSEATNLGKACIARILEMPVFVAGWPLTGAECDKDQLILSYARSEGLSTQNFQAARARAFASSAEVAFGERGEEARVRLPEPVAHPQYRDESLPLPQGQLVAFTSVFQRVAQPVNFSRRDEAPVKVLLPGEVPSDDAPTVQLPWNTFDFDFQGGALAMLVARDLDLPGVRIKRVTLSLNALKNGDGVQVERASWHVTGDFYADAKS; encoded by the coding sequence ATGAACGAGCACGTGGTCCAGCACCGCGGCCGGGATTATGTGGCCGGACTGTTCTGGCAGGTGATGTCAGCGCGGACCGGTGCGCGCGAGCTGCGTGAGAGGGGCCAGGAACTCCAGTTCCAGAGTGTTGCGATGCGGCGATTGCCCGGGCGTCTCGGGGTGGGGTTCGGTAATCGAGGGAAGGGATTCAGTCTGGCGTCTCTGATCGCCGACCGGCAAGGCCCTAAGAGCGTGACGATCCTCGAGCTTCCCGCCGATGCCGAGCAGGAGGAGACGATTTACGCCCTGGTCGCTGTCGACGAGGGCGGGCTGATCATGCCCGGGTTCGATATCGCAGGGCCCGAGGCGCAGATCCGCAACGGCCTCGTCGACCTCGTTGCCATGCATCCCATATCGGACGGGGACTTCCGGCTCACGATGCCGGCGCACTTTGGGTTTGGCGAGAGCGATAGTGAGACTTCGCTCGCGGCGTTTTTCGAGCAGCGTCCGCGGCGACGTGAGCTGCAGCGCGCCAGACTCATCGTCCTCTCCACGACCTCGCTCGCCGCACGGCGGCGGCGGCTCGCGCTCGCCGCGGGCGGACTGACCCTGTTGGCGGGCTGCATCGTTGGGTACAGCTGGTATCAGCACTATCTCGATAGCCAGGCCGCGAAGCGGGCGGCGGCAGAGCAGGCCCGCCGCGAGGCTGAGCATGCTGCGGAGCTTGAGGCCCAGCGCCAAGCCTTGCTGGCGCATCCCTGGAAGTCCGAAGCCACCAATCTCGGCAAAGCCTGCATCGCGCGAATCCTCGAAATGCCGGTTTTCGTGGCCGGTTGGCCGTTGACCGGCGCCGAGTGCGACAAGGATCAGCTGATCCTCAGCTATGCGCGCTCGGAAGGATTGAGCACCCAGAATTTTCAGGCAGCACGTGCCAGGGCGTTTGCGTCTAGCGCAGAAGTCGCCTTTGGCGAGCGGGGCGAGGAAGCCCGAGTTCGCCTGCCCGAACCTGTTGCGCACCCTCAGTACCGCGACGAGTCGCTGCCTCTGCCGCAGGGACAACTCGTAGCCTTCACCTCGGTGTTCCAGCGCGTGGCGCAGCCGGTGAATTTCTCTCGCCGCGACGAGGCACCGGTGAAGGTGCTGTTACCGGGAGAAGTGCCGAGTGATGACGCACCGACGGTGCAACTCCCGTGGAACACCTTCGACTTCGATTTCCAAGGTGGGGCGCTAGCCATGCTGGTAGCTCGAGACCTGGATCTGCCCGGGGTTCGAATCAAAAGGGTCACGCTGTCGCTCAACGCACTGAAGAACGGAGACGGTGTGCAAGTAGAGCGCGCGTCATGGCATGTCACAGGAGATTTCTATGCCGATGCCAAATCGTGA
- the pilP gene encoding type IV pilus biogenesis protein PilP, with protein MPMPNRDRQGRQQTAVAVCVLALLMLFSGTSVAAESDVQPDPTLDKLSSLLRGNLLLEAQARQKALLAELDGSDPTAVPAPATATAPEAPMEAGEPATDSVVQHRKPTTLPQPVAIYGGGGAWVASLLLPDGRQVDVRAGQRLDAYRVRGIDATTVVLQDAEGKPHTLTLVGGPS; from the coding sequence ATGCCGATGCCAAATCGTGATCGTCAGGGCCGGCAGCAGACGGCAGTTGCTGTCTGCGTGCTCGCTCTGCTGATGCTCTTCTCGGGCACGAGCGTCGCCGCGGAGTCGGATGTCCAACCGGACCCGACCCTCGACAAGCTGTCGAGCCTGCTGCGCGGCAATCTGCTGCTGGAAGCCCAGGCGCGTCAGAAGGCGCTGCTCGCAGAACTGGATGGCAGCGATCCGACCGCAGTACCTGCACCCGCGACGGCGACAGCTCCTGAAGCTCCTATGGAGGCTGGTGAGCCGGCCACTGATTCAGTAGTACAGCACCGCAAGCCGACGACACTTCCCCAGCCAGTCGCCATTTATGGCGGCGGTGGGGCATGGGTGGCCTCATTGCTGCTGCCCGATGGCAGGCAAGTCGATGTGCGTGCCGGGCAGCGTCTCGATGCGTATCGGGTGCGCGGTATCGATGCGACCACGGTGGTCCTGCAGGATGCCGAGGGTAAGCCACATACCTTGACGCTTGTCGGGGGGCCGTCATGA
- a CDS encoding ATPase, T2SS/T4P/T4SS family → MSESSAMVVDGNAAAKLTLQVPEELREQVGIADGELLIARAYQSRPDVMSFQQRARRLCPEIVVRIVELEELQTLEGQADDDRAQRLLGSRAEVTGLLRRAVARGASDIHIRVGDARTSIWYRIHGELVPTLQVSRDDGLMLCSTIYQGMCDVSKPHYNPLRPQDARLGEDVVRELGLYGARISTRPTDKGTLMVMRLLPGIKQMRPLEEMGFVPSQVEMMKAALWRRRGIMVLSGPTGSGKSTTLQAAMSWLLRETGQGIHLITAEHPPEYEIAGAVQTPIQVVDENDRGAVKRAWSEAITNFMRLNPDYIMVGEVRDGASASAAFDAAMTGHGVATTLHVTDATMIPARLRELGIADDLLFDPQLLHLLVNQSLVPTVCPHCATPWPFGESGNTELEARLQALVERTPGGRRETIRARGEGCDSCHRGINGRIVIAEMIAPDYAFMEIFRTRGKHPARRHWLTKLGGISKSALLGQRILDGTLDPALAERETGTRIGDDEQLLASEESFS, encoded by the coding sequence ATGAGCGAGTCCTCTGCGATGGTCGTTGACGGAAACGCCGCTGCCAAGTTGACGCTCCAGGTTCCCGAGGAGCTACGCGAGCAGGTGGGAATAGCTGATGGTGAGCTGTTGATTGCCAGGGCTTATCAGAGCCGCCCGGACGTCATGTCATTCCAACAGCGCGCGCGACGTCTCTGTCCCGAGATCGTCGTGCGCATTGTCGAGCTCGAAGAGCTACAGACCTTGGAGGGCCAGGCCGACGACGATCGTGCGCAGAGACTGCTGGGTAGCCGCGCCGAGGTAACCGGGTTGCTGCGCCGTGCCGTCGCTCGCGGCGCCTCGGACATTCATATCCGCGTAGGGGACGCGCGAACCTCGATTTGGTATCGCATCCACGGCGAGCTGGTGCCCACACTTCAGGTCTCGCGAGACGATGGTCTGATGCTGTGTTCAACGATCTATCAGGGAATGTGTGATGTCAGCAAGCCGCACTACAACCCGCTGCGACCGCAGGATGCTCGGCTAGGCGAAGACGTGGTGCGCGAACTGGGCCTTTACGGGGCGCGAATTTCAACACGCCCGACTGACAAGGGCACCCTGATGGTGATGCGCCTGCTGCCGGGCATCAAGCAGATGCGACCACTGGAAGAGATGGGCTTTGTCCCCAGTCAGGTCGAGATGATGAAGGCAGCACTCTGGCGTCGCCGCGGCATCATGGTGCTGTCAGGGCCCACCGGGTCGGGTAAATCGACGACGCTACAGGCCGCCATGAGCTGGCTACTTCGAGAAACTGGCCAAGGCATTCATCTCATCACCGCCGAGCATCCCCCCGAGTACGAAATCGCTGGGGCGGTTCAGACGCCGATCCAGGTCGTCGACGAGAACGATCGGGGGGCAGTGAAGCGCGCTTGGTCAGAAGCCATCACCAACTTCATGCGCCTCAACCCTGACTACATCATGGTGGGGGAGGTCCGCGACGGGGCGTCGGCGAGTGCGGCATTCGACGCTGCCATGACGGGACACGGAGTGGCGACCACGCTGCATGTCACCGATGCCACCATGATTCCGGCCCGTCTACGTGAGCTGGGCATTGCCGATGATCTACTGTTCGACCCTCAGCTGCTTCATCTCCTCGTGAATCAATCGCTGGTTCCCACCGTCTGCCCTCATTGCGCCACCCCCTGGCCCTTTGGCGAGAGCGGTAATACCGAGCTGGAGGCGCGGCTGCAGGCATTGGTCGAGCGCACGCCAGGGGGGCGCCGCGAGACGATCCGTGCGCGGGGTGAGGGCTGTGATAGCTGCCATCGTGGCATCAACGGCCGGATCGTGATCGCGGAGATGATCGCGCCGGACTACGCGTTCATGGAGATTTTCCGTACCCGCGGCAAGCATCCGGCACGCCGTCACTGGCTGACGAAATTGGGTGGGATCAGCAAGAGTGCACTCCTGGGACAGCGCATCCTGGACGGTACTCTCGACCCGGCGCTTGCCGAGCGCGAGACGGGCACCCGCATCGGTGACGATGAGCAACTGCTCGCGTCAGAGGAGAGCTTTTCATGA
- a CDS encoding type II secretion system F family protein, with protein sequence MIGLLFNDAHRIRLSFAKVWIDARKRSDFYASLRLLLKNGVSLRDALTAMLSVYSAEGRHPWRPMALMTEDLLSRVADEGLTLSRGVSSWAPPSEALALSAGEQGNDLSGALERCRELIRVQGTIKKTLLSAAVGPLLQLLGMGVAAYVFSTRLVPALLSRLDPSQLSLSNRLIRNGADVVANFWPLLLIGSVVSVLAILLSIPHWHGRSRLWVERIPPWSIYREVVGSSFLIDIAVLIGSGMQIRIALQRMSEFASPYLRERIDMTLDYVMTGSDLGKALHQSRLNFPSREGVEALRLLASLSGFEKTLGEFGRDWLERSVERVKRQAAIFNFGMLILNATMILGMAGAMASMQMSFMKTG encoded by the coding sequence ATGATTGGCCTCCTCTTCAATGATGCTCATCGTATAAGGCTGAGCTTTGCCAAGGTGTGGATTGACGCTCGGAAGCGTTCTGATTTCTATGCCAGCTTGCGCTTGCTGCTGAAGAATGGCGTCTCTTTACGCGACGCCTTGACGGCGATGCTATCGGTCTATTCCGCGGAGGGGCGGCATCCTTGGCGGCCGATGGCGTTGATGACCGAAGACCTGCTAAGCCGTGTTGCCGACGAGGGTCTGACGCTCTCCCGTGGGGTTTCCTCCTGGGCGCCGCCTTCGGAAGCGCTGGCGCTCTCTGCGGGTGAGCAGGGTAATGACCTTTCCGGGGCGCTGGAGCGTTGTCGAGAGCTGATTCGTGTCCAAGGCACTATCAAGAAGACGCTCCTGAGCGCCGCGGTAGGTCCGCTTTTGCAGCTGCTGGGAATGGGGGTTGCGGCCTATGTGTTTTCGACGCGACTGGTGCCCGCACTGCTGTCGCGTCTCGACCCCTCACAGCTTTCGCTGTCCAATCGCCTGATTCGTAATGGGGCCGATGTCGTAGCGAACTTCTGGCCACTACTACTAATCGGCTCTGTGGTATCGGTTTTGGCAATCTTGCTTTCCATACCCCATTGGCATGGTAGAAGCCGGCTGTGGGTCGAACGTATTCCACCCTGGTCGATATATCGCGAGGTTGTCGGCAGCTCATTTCTCATTGATATCGCCGTCCTGATTGGATCAGGGATGCAAATCCGCATCGCACTTCAACGTATGTCCGAATTTGCTTCCCCCTATCTGCGAGAGCGCATCGACATGACATTGGACTATGTCATGACCGGCAGTGATCTGGGTAAGGCGTTACATCAAAGCCGATTGAATTTTCCTTCTCGCGAAGGCGTCGAAGCTCTTCGTCTGCTGGCCTCGTTGAGTGGGTTTGAAAAGACGCTAGGCGAGTTTGGACGCGATTGGCTCGAGCGTTCCGTTGAGCGTGTAAAACGCCAGGCGGCAATCTTCAACTTCGGGATGTTGATTCTCAACGCCACGATGATCCTGGGCATGGCAGGTGCAATGGCGTCCATGCAGATGAGTTTTATGAAAACCGGCTGA
- a CDS encoding type 4 pilus major pilin, producing MISATDTFVTHQSVDESELGGPVRRRQRGAMAVGEMVIYLIVFIVFSALATWAGSYLIARGDASMATSNAQALLSSAPQFRGVGGYGNGSLLPSLDIAGAIPSTMTYDKETDQLTNNWNGMVQLQGKDAGYALLYTNVPQDACITMAQNVNLDKKIDLMVNQTGSGSGAKGGSMTRSEATSKCNKDYNTLLWRTNVSSFNNQGLPR from the coding sequence ATGATTTCTGCAACAGATACCTTTGTCACTCATCAGTCAGTAGATGAGAGTGAGTTGGGCGGGCCTGTAAGGCGACGCCAGCGAGGCGCCATGGCGGTTGGCGAGATGGTGATTTATTTGATCGTTTTCATCGTGTTTAGCGCATTGGCCACATGGGCTGGTTCTTATCTCATCGCTCGTGGTGATGCCTCAATGGCAACCAGTAATGCTCAGGCTCTGCTGTCATCGGCGCCTCAATTTCGTGGAGTAGGTGGTTATGGCAACGGCAGCCTGCTGCCGTCACTCGACATCGCCGGAGCTATTCCCTCAACGATGACCTACGACAAGGAGACGGATCAGCTGACCAATAACTGGAATGGCATGGTTCAGCTCCAAGGTAAAGATGCAGGTTATGCACTGCTTTATACCAATGTCCCTCAAGATGCCTGCATTACCATGGCACAGAACGTCAATCTCGATAAAAAGATCGATCTGATGGTAAATCAAACAGGCTCGGGAAGTGGGGCTAAGGGTGGGTCAATGACTCGGTCCGAGGCTACATCCAAGTGCAACAAGGATTACAACACGCTGCTGTGGCGCACTAACGTCAGCAGCTTTAATAATCAGGGGCTTCCACGGTAA
- a CDS encoding ATPase, T2SS/T4P/T4SS family → MNANQREQLAELAFRDLYLAEDWIDIRTLDTLKREAVTKNHASHGALRALYQMCHGQYQAQGPEFALDMATHSYRVTVLESIGGGSPIFVLRRREVSIRDFEQLPIPRPVKERVLELQRGLILIVGSSGHGKTSTLVSLLARRLSLHGDIALAVEDPTETLLDGLHESGRCIQIATSRDVGYREPLLRALRAGIDQIMVGEIRDSETARQVVEASINGHLILSTLHAGTPADAVERLATLTANDRAYRLLAEGLGVVAHQRLSIDGGGQVQVSFKTLVIDDKVKQLIRAERIGDLMNEVDRQAQQYRLGGGA, encoded by the coding sequence ATGAACGCAAATCAGCGTGAACAGCTCGCCGAGCTGGCGTTTCGGGATCTCTATCTGGCTGAGGACTGGATCGATATCCGTACGCTCGACACGCTCAAGCGCGAGGCCGTGACCAAGAACCACGCGAGTCACGGGGCGTTGAGGGCGCTCTACCAGATGTGCCACGGGCAATATCAGGCGCAGGGGCCGGAATTCGCACTGGATATGGCGACGCATTCCTATCGGGTCACGGTCCTGGAATCGATCGGTGGCGGCAGCCCGATTTTCGTGCTGCGCCGGCGCGAGGTTTCGATTCGCGACTTCGAGCAACTGCCGATTCCCCGGCCGGTGAAGGAGCGCGTCCTCGAGTTGCAGCGAGGCCTGATCTTGATTGTCGGCAGTAGCGGGCACGGCAAGACGTCGACGCTGGTGTCGCTCCTGGCTCGGCGGCTATCCCTTCACGGGGACATCGCGCTCGCGGTCGAGGATCCGACCGAGACACTGCTCGATGGCCTGCACGAGTCGGGGCGATGCATACAGATCGCGACGTCCCGTGACGTGGGATACCGCGAGCCACTGCTTCGGGCGCTGCGCGCGGGGATCGACCAGATCATGGTGGGTGAGATCCGCGACAGCGAGACGGCGCGCCAGGTAGTCGAGGCCTCAATCAACGGCCATCTCATCCTCTCGACGCTCCATGCCGGAACGCCGGCAGATGCCGTCGAGCGCCTGGCAACGCTGACGGCGAACGACCGTGCGTATCGACTGCTGGCCGAGGGGCTAGGGGTTGTCGCGCATCAACGGCTATCGATCGATGGTGGTGGGCAGGTGCAGGTGTCGTTCAAAACTCTGGTGATCGACGACAAGGTCAAACAGCTCATCCGTGCCGAGCGCATCGGCGATTTGATGAACGAAGTCGATCGCCAGGCGCAGCAGTATCGGCTGGGAGGGGGGGCGTGA